One Diabrotica virgifera virgifera chromosome 3, PGI_DIABVI_V3a genomic window carries:
- the LOC126882491 gene encoding uncharacterized protein LOC126882491, producing the protein MTDGNTSANTSASVDRISVKILPFWQNDPEIWFLQVENQSTLANITSDATKFNYIVANLDTAYILEVRDIIVSPPATERYAKLKSELIKRLSASQQQKIKRLLEHEELGDRRPSQFLRHLQSLAGTTVPDNIVRSLWLGRLPASTQAILATQAKASLDAVAELADTICEAIAPRAQI; encoded by the coding sequence ATGACGGACGGTAATACCAGTGCCAACACCAGTGCTTCAGTTGATCGGATTTCAGTTAAAATCCTACCGTTTTGGCAAAACGATCCTGAAATATGGTTCCTGCAAGTAGAAAACCAATCTACACTGGCAAATATAACAAGTGACGCAACCAAATTCAACTATATAGTTGCCAATTTAGACACAGCCTACATACTAGAAGTTAGGGACATCATTGTTTCACCACCAGCCACAGAGAGgtatgcaaaattaaaatcagaatTAATTAAGAGACTTAGTGCATCACAgcaacaaaaaattaaaagactaCTTGAGCATGAAGAACTGGGCGATCGAAGACCTTCGCAGTTCTTACGACATTTACAGTCTTTAGCAGGCACAACGGTACCAGACAATATTGTAAGGTCTCTGTGGTTAGGTAGACTGCCAGCGTCTACACAGGCTATTCTAGCTACTCAAGCTAAAGCTAGTTTGGACGCAGTTGCCGAGCTAGCTGACACAATATGTGAAGCTATAGCTCCTAGGGCCCAAATTTAA